In the Enterococcus saigonensis genome, one interval contains:
- the hslU gene encoding ATP-dependent protease ATPase subunit HslU: MNEMTKSPRQIVAELDQYIVGQQEAKKSVAVALRNRYRRLQLDEDMQQDVTPKNILLIGPTGVGKTEIARRLAKIVQAPFVKVEATKFTEVGYVGRDVESMVRDLVENAIQIVKKEQYSRVYTRAVKKANRRLVKVLVPGIKKEQKKSTNPYEQMMNIFNTQQEEPKEELTEEIKTNRQAIFDQLERGVLDNREVTIEIDEPKTKGPMMNNGLEQMGIDLNETLDALKPQKKVERTVTVKEARELLVQEESAKLVNDADIHSEAIRLAQANGIIFIDEFDKITSRSQQSGEVSREGVQRDILPIVEGSQVNTKYGTIQTDHILFIASGAFHVAKPSDLIPELQGRFPIRVELDDLTAADFIKILTEPNNSLIKQYIALLGTENIKVIFTKEAIEKIAQIAFDVNRDTDNIGARRLHTILEKLLEDLLFEAPDMQMGEITITAAYVEEKLDAIVENQDLSRYIL, from the coding sequence ATGAATGAAATGACAAAATCACCACGTCAAATCGTGGCAGAATTAGATCAATATATCGTAGGACAACAAGAAGCAAAAAAATCAGTTGCAGTTGCATTGCGTAATCGCTATCGTAGATTGCAATTAGATGAAGACATGCAACAAGATGTGACACCCAAGAATATTTTATTAATAGGTCCAACTGGTGTTGGGAAAACAGAAATTGCGCGGCGTTTGGCCAAAATTGTTCAGGCACCTTTTGTTAAAGTAGAGGCAACCAAGTTTACGGAAGTTGGCTATGTGGGTCGTGACGTGGAATCGATGGTTCGTGACTTGGTAGAAAATGCGATTCAGATTGTCAAAAAAGAGCAATACAGCCGCGTGTATACGCGTGCAGTCAAAAAAGCTAATCGTCGTTTGGTTAAGGTTTTGGTCCCTGGTATAAAAAAAGAACAGAAAAAATCAACTAATCCTTACGAACAAATGATGAATATTTTTAATACACAACAAGAAGAGCCAAAAGAAGAATTAACCGAAGAAATTAAGACCAATCGACAAGCAATTTTCGATCAATTGGAACGTGGCGTTTTAGATAATCGTGAAGTTACAATTGAAATTGATGAACCTAAAACAAAAGGTCCAATGATGAATAACGGGTTAGAGCAGATGGGAATTGATTTGAACGAAACTTTAGATGCTTTGAAGCCGCAAAAAAAAGTTGAACGGACCGTCACCGTTAAAGAAGCACGCGAACTTTTGGTACAAGAAGAATCGGCTAAATTAGTTAATGATGCGGATATTCACAGCGAAGCTATCAGACTGGCACAAGCAAACGGAATCATTTTTATTGATGAATTTGATAAGATTACTTCTCGCTCACAGCAATCGGGGGAAGTTTCAAGAGAAGGTGTCCAACGGGATATTTTACCGATTGTAGAAGGTTCTCAAGTAAATACTAAATATGGAACTATTCAGACTGATCATATTTTATTTATCGCTTCTGGGGCTTTTCATGTTGCAAAACCAAGCGATCTTATTCCAGAACTACAAGGACGCTTTCCTATTCGAGTAGAGTTGGATGATTTAACTGCAGCTGACTTTATCAAAATTTTAACAGAACCAAATAATTCTTTGATCAAGCAATATATCGCATTGCTAGGTACGGAAAATATTAAAGTAATCTTTACTAAAGAGGCAATTGAAAAAATTGCGCAAATTGCTTTTGATGTGAACCGTGACACTGATAATATCGGAGCTAGACGCTTGCACACGATTTTGGAAAAGTTGTTGGAAGATTTGTTGTTTGAAGCTCCTGATATGCAAATGGGCGAGATAACAATTACTGCCGCTTATGTGGAAGAAAAACTGGATGCAATTGTTGAAAATCAAGATTTAAGTCGCTACATTTTGTAA
- the hslV gene encoding ATP-dependent protease subunit HslV yields the protein MESQFHSTTICAVEKDGKFAMAGDGQVTMGEQVVMKGTARKVRRIYNGEVVVGFAGSVADAFTLEEKFEAKLNEYNGNLQRAAVELAQEWRTQQSMQKLEAMLIVMNKEEMLLVSGTGEVITPDDGILAIGSGGNYALAAARAMKKYNTTEMTAKEIAENALNIAADICIFTNHNIIVEEM from the coding sequence ATGGAATCACAATTTCATTCCACCACAATTTGTGCAGTGGAAAAAGATGGCAAGTTTGCTATGGCTGGAGACGGTCAAGTTACAATGGGAGAACAAGTGGTTATGAAAGGTACAGCCCGCAAAGTTCGACGTATTTATAATGGTGAAGTAGTGGTTGGCTTTGCTGGGAGTGTAGCAGATGCATTTACTTTGGAAGAAAAATTTGAAGCAAAACTAAATGAATATAATGGTAATTTACAACGTGCTGCCGTTGAACTGGCCCAAGAATGGCGAACACAACAATCTATGCAAAAATTAGAAGCAATGTTAATTGTGATGAACAAAGAAGAGATGTTATTAGTTTCTGGAACAGGTGAAGTTATTACGCCTGATGATGGTATTTTGGCAATTGGTTCAGGTGGAAATTATGCTTTGGCTGCAGCGCGGGCAATGAAAAAGTACAATACAACTGAAATGACAGCAAAAGAAATCGCAGAAAATGCATTGAACATTGCAGCAGATATTTGCATATTTACCAATCACAATATTATTGTGGAAGAAATGTAG
- the xerC gene encoding tyrosine recombinase XerC yields the protein MALDWTQEFLRYLQFERGYSQLTTAAYQEDLQDFSEFLKESGDSDFIKIDHRDVRVYLSFLNEQKYSRNSISRKIASLRSFYQYLLKQEVIEENPFSYIHLKKQNSKLPRFFYEKEMAALFQAAKGDKPLELRNRALLETIYGSGLRVSECAGLTLDAIDWQGEVLLIHGKGGKDRYVPFGSYAQIALQEYLTLARPLLVKKVPEHPFVFVNQRGSAITSRGIEYVFTQLIKKSSLDSKIHPHMLRHTFATHLLNNGADMRTVQELLGHANLSSTQIYAHVTKESLQNNYRKFHPRAHE from the coding sequence ATGGCATTGGACTGGACACAAGAATTTTTACGCTACTTGCAGTTTGAACGGGGGTATTCGCAATTAACGACGGCGGCCTACCAGGAAGATTTGCAAGATTTTAGTGAGTTCTTAAAAGAAAGTGGCGATAGTGATTTCATTAAGATTGACCATCGCGATGTACGGGTTTATCTGAGTTTTTTGAATGAACAAAAATACAGTCGCAATTCTATCAGCCGCAAAATTGCTAGCCTGCGTTCTTTTTATCAGTATCTACTAAAACAAGAAGTTATAGAAGAAAACCCTTTTTCATATATTCATTTGAAAAAACAAAATAGTAAATTGCCTCGTTTTTTTTATGAAAAGGAAATGGCAGCGCTCTTTCAAGCAGCTAAAGGGGATAAACCGTTAGAACTTCGTAATCGTGCTCTATTGGAAACCATCTATGGATCAGGGTTGCGAGTTAGCGAGTGTGCTGGTTTAACGTTGGATGCTATTGATTGGCAAGGGGAAGTTTTACTAATTCATGGGAAAGGTGGTAAAGATCGCTATGTTCCTTTTGGTTCTTATGCGCAAATTGCATTACAGGAATATTTGACTCTTGCTAGACCACTTTTAGTAAAAAAAGTGCCAGAACATCCTTTTGTCTTTGTAAATCAAAGAGGCAGTGCTATAACAAGCCGAGGCATTGAGTATGTTTTTACTCAACTCATCAAAAAAAGTAGTTTAGACAGTAAAATTCATCCTCATATGTTGCGCCATACATTTGCTACTCATCTGTTAAATAATGGAGCGGATATGCGAACTGTCCAAGAATTACTCGGACACGCTAATTTATCGTCAACACAAATATATGCTCATGTTACAAAGGAGAGTTTACAAAATAATTATCGTAAATTTCATCCGCGGGCGCATGAATAG
- the trmFO gene encoding FADH(2)-oxidizing methylenetetrahydrofolate--tRNA-(uracil(54)-C(5))-methyltransferase TrmFO, with protein MTEFVNVIGAGLAGSEAAWQIAEAGVLVRLYEMRPKKSTEAHHTSDFAELVCSNSLRGNSLANAVGVLKEEMRRLNSVIIQSADETAVPAGGALAVDRDSFSATVTKKVRTHPNVTVVSEEITEIPSGITVIATGPLTSSKLAEAIKEFNGSDGFYFYDAAAPIIDKSTINMDKVYLKSRYDKGEAAYLNCPMTKEEFNAFREALITAEVAPLKTFEKEKYFEGCMPIEVMAARGEKTMLFGPMKPVGLEDPNTGKRPYAVIQLRQDNAAASLYNIVGFQTHLKWGEQKRVFQMIPGLENAEFVRYGVMHRNSFMNSPELLRPTYQSVKRDDLFFAGQMTGVEGYVESAASGLLAGRNAARLALGQKVQTMPKETVIGSMAYYITHAEGKHFQPMNANFGLLPELPERIRDKKLRYQTLAERALSQLTSEFVVSN; from the coding sequence ATGACTGAATTTGTAAATGTAATTGGTGCCGGATTAGCCGGTAGTGAGGCTGCTTGGCAAATCGCTGAGGCAGGCGTTTTAGTACGTCTTTATGAAATGCGTCCAAAAAAATCAACAGAAGCACATCATACTTCGGATTTTGCAGAATTAGTATGTTCTAACTCATTAAGAGGAAATAGTCTAGCTAACGCAGTGGGAGTTTTAAAAGAAGAGATGCGTCGGTTGAATTCAGTAATTATTCAATCTGCTGACGAAACTGCAGTTCCAGCCGGTGGTGCCTTGGCAGTGGATCGCGATTCTTTTTCTGCGACGGTTACTAAAAAAGTTAGAACCCATCCGAATGTGACGGTTGTTTCAGAAGAAATAACCGAGATTCCAAGTGGGATTACCGTGATTGCAACAGGACCTCTGACATCTTCTAAATTAGCAGAAGCAATTAAAGAATTTAATGGTTCGGATGGTTTTTATTTTTATGACGCAGCAGCACCGATTATTGATAAAAGTACAATTAATATGGATAAAGTGTATCTAAAATCGCGTTATGATAAAGGAGAAGCAGCTTACTTAAATTGTCCGATGACAAAAGAAGAATTTAATGCTTTTCGAGAAGCGCTAATTACAGCAGAAGTTGCCCCTTTAAAAACATTTGAAAAGGAAAAATATTTTGAAGGTTGTATGCCAATTGAAGTGATGGCGGCGCGCGGTGAGAAAACTATGCTTTTTGGCCCGATGAAACCAGTAGGATTGGAAGATCCAAATACTGGTAAACGACCATATGCGGTGATCCAATTACGTCAAGATAATGCGGCAGCTTCGTTATACAATATTGTTGGTTTTCAAACCCATCTAAAATGGGGGGAGCAAAAACGGGTTTTCCAAATGATTCCAGGTTTAGAAAACGCTGAATTTGTTCGCTATGGTGTTATGCACCGCAATAGCTTTATGAACTCACCAGAATTATTACGTCCAACTTATCAGTCTGTTAAACGTGACGACTTGTTTTTTGCAGGTCAAATGACTGGAGTGGAAGGTTATGTAGAAAGTGCTGCTAGTGGATTATTGGCTGGGCGTAACGCTGCTCGTTTAGCTTTAGGGCAAAAGGTGCAGACTATGCCAAAAGAGACGGTTATCGGTTCAATGGCCTATTATATTACCCACGCAGAAGGCAAACACTTTCAACCTATGAATGCTAATTTTGGCCTACTACCAGAATTACCTGAACGTATTCGCGACAAGAAATTACGGTACCAAACATTGGCAGAGCGTGCACTAAGCCAATTAACATCAGAATTTGTAGTTTCAAATTAA
- the topA gene encoding type I DNA topoisomerase codes for MAYKYLVIVESPAKAKTIEKYLGRNYKVVASVGHIRDLPKSKMGIDVENNYEPHYISIRGKGDVIKSLRSAAKKAQKVYLASDPDREGEAIAWHLAHLLNLNLEDENRVVFNEITKDAVKAAFKEPRTIDLDLVDAQQARRVLDRLVGYSISPILWRKVKKGLSAGRVQSIALKMIIDREKEIRQFIPEEYWSIDGNFQKERKKFKANFWGIDGKKKKLPNAESIKEVTSRLDGKDYDVTKVEKKERKRNPAAPFTTSSMQQEAARKLNFRTRKTMMVAQQLYEGIALGKQGTVGLITYMRTDSKRIADSAKAEAAEFIETTYGKEYSSHSHKKVKNAQGAQDAHEAVRPTSVTRTPEEMKKYLDKDQLKLYTLIWSRFVASQMTPAILDTMKVTLAQNGVIFIANGSKIKFKGFMQVYVEGTDDGKEEKENILPELVVGDIVKAINIEPKQHFTQPPARFSEATLIRTLEEKGVGRPSTYAPTIETIQRRYYVKLQQKRFEPTELGEIVNSLIEDFFPQIVDVNFTAEMETDLDKVEEGKENWVKVVDRFYKPFETELTNAEEKIEKIQIKDEPAGFDCDVCGHPMVIKLGRYGKFYACSNFPDCRNTKPIVKEIGVICPVCHKGQVIERKSKKNRLFYGCSRYPDCDFTSWDKPVGRDCPKCGQYLVEKKVKGGKQVVCINGDYEEDIQK; via the coding sequence ATGGCATATAAATATTTAGTAATTGTTGAGTCACCGGCAAAAGCCAAGACAATCGAAAAGTACTTAGGTCGCAACTATAAAGTTGTTGCCAGTGTTGGCCATATTCGTGATTTACCAAAGAGTAAAATGGGAATTGATGTTGAAAATAACTATGAGCCACATTATATTTCGATTCGTGGTAAGGGCGATGTTATCAAAAGTTTAAGAAGTGCAGCGAAAAAAGCACAAAAAGTTTATCTTGCAAGTGACCCGGACCGCGAAGGTGAAGCTATTGCGTGGCATTTAGCTCATTTGTTAAATCTTAATTTAGAAGATGAGAATCGCGTAGTCTTTAATGAAATTACAAAAGATGCGGTTAAAGCCGCTTTTAAAGAACCTAGAACAATTGATTTAGACTTGGTCGATGCTCAACAAGCTCGTCGCGTCTTAGATAGACTAGTTGGTTATTCTATCAGTCCAATTTTATGGCGTAAAGTAAAAAAAGGGTTGAGTGCAGGTCGTGTACAATCGATTGCGTTAAAAATGATTATCGACCGGGAAAAAGAAATTCGGCAATTTATTCCAGAAGAATACTGGTCCATTGATGGGAATTTCCAAAAAGAACGAAAAAAATTCAAAGCCAACTTTTGGGGCATTGATGGTAAAAAGAAAAAATTACCGAATGCAGAAAGCATTAAAGAAGTTACTAGTCGGTTAGATGGTAAAGATTACGACGTAACAAAGGTTGAGAAGAAAGAACGGAAGCGTAATCCAGCAGCACCCTTTACAACAAGTAGTATGCAACAAGAAGCTGCGCGCAAATTGAATTTTAGAACACGTAAAACAATGATGGTTGCCCAACAGCTTTATGAAGGAATTGCTTTAGGTAAGCAAGGAACTGTTGGTTTAATTACGTATATGCGTACTGACTCAAAACGAATTGCAGACTCCGCAAAAGCAGAAGCAGCTGAATTTATCGAAACAACTTATGGCAAAGAATATTCTTCTCATAGCCACAAAAAAGTAAAAAATGCGCAAGGTGCCCAAGATGCGCATGAAGCAGTTCGTCCAACCAGTGTGACGCGGACCCCTGAGGAAATGAAGAAATATTTGGATAAAGATCAATTAAAACTTTACACTTTGATTTGGTCACGTTTTGTTGCAAGTCAAATGACGCCTGCTATTTTAGATACGATGAAAGTAACTTTAGCGCAAAACGGTGTTATTTTTATTGCTAACGGTTCAAAGATTAAATTTAAAGGCTTTATGCAGGTTTATGTCGAAGGTACCGACGATGGTAAAGAAGAAAAAGAAAATATCTTGCCAGAATTAGTAGTAGGCGATATTGTGAAAGCAATTAATATTGAACCCAAACAACACTTTACGCAACCACCTGCACGTTTTAGTGAAGCAACCTTAATTAGAACTTTGGAAGAAAAAGGTGTGGGGCGTCCTTCAACCTATGCACCAACGATTGAGACGATTCAACGTCGTTATTATGTTAAATTACAGCAAAAACGTTTTGAACCAACAGAATTAGGTGAGATTGTTAATTCTTTAATTGAGGATTTCTTCCCCCAAATAGTTGATGTTAACTTTACAGCAGAAATGGAAACGGATTTGGATAAAGTAGAAGAGGGCAAAGAAAACTGGGTTAAGGTTGTTGATCGTTTTTACAAGCCATTTGAAACTGAGTTAACTAATGCAGAAGAAAAAATTGAGAAAATTCAAATCAAAGATGAGCCTGCTGGCTTTGATTGTGACGTTTGTGGACATCCAATGGTAATTAAATTAGGGCGATATGGTAAGTTTTATGCGTGTAGCAATTTCCCTGATTGTCGCAACACCAAACCAATAGTTAAAGAAATTGGTGTCATTTGCCCAGTCTGTCATAAAGGGCAAGTTATCGAAAGAAAGTCTAAGAAAAATCGTTTATTTTACGGATGTTCCCGTTACCCAGATTGTGACTTTACTTCTTGGGATAAACCAGTCGGGCGAGATTGTCCAAAATGTGGACAATACTTGGTTGAGAAAAAGGTTAAAGGTGGTAAACAAGTCGTTTGTATCAATGGCGACTACGAAGAAGATATTCAAAAATAA
- the dprA gene encoding DNA-processing protein DprA: MEREFFLLKLALIKGAGIITKWRIFEYAQTHQCFNFTASELRPLLSKRCDPFVFCNDWNFLTKEVLQQKLDGQKYITLDSPLYPKRLKEIPQPPFVLFYEGNIRLLQEEKIIAFVGSRNVSSYGREVVKKFVPPLAARGFTIVSGLAKGVDSCSHLTAMQAFGQTIGVVGCGLDICYPKEVFTIYWEMLKKQLVISEYPYGTPVRKYHFPMRNRIIAGLSQAVCVVEARARSGSLTTAQLTLDSGKEVFAFPGDILNGRSTGCLQLIQDGAKCVISIKDILEELPNFE; encoded by the coding sequence ATGGAACGAGAATTTTTTTTACTAAAGTTAGCTTTAATCAAAGGTGCTGGGATTATTACCAAATGGCGTATTTTTGAGTATGCGCAAACGCATCAGTGCTTTAACTTTACAGCAAGTGAGTTACGACCACTTTTATCGAAAAGATGTGATCCTTTTGTTTTTTGCAATGACTGGAATTTTTTAACAAAAGAAGTATTACAGCAAAAACTAGATGGTCAAAAGTACATTACATTAGATTCACCATTGTATCCTAAAAGGTTAAAGGAAATTCCACAGCCTCCATTTGTATTATTTTATGAAGGGAATATTCGCTTACTACAAGAAGAAAAAATCATTGCCTTTGTGGGCTCTCGAAATGTTTCGTCATATGGTCGAGAAGTTGTAAAAAAATTTGTACCACCGTTAGCAGCTCGAGGTTTCACGATTGTAAGTGGTCTTGCAAAAGGGGTTGATAGTTGCAGCCACTTAACTGCAATGCAAGCTTTTGGACAGACAATTGGTGTAGTGGGCTGTGGATTAGATATTTGTTATCCCAAAGAGGTTTTTACGATTTATTGGGAAATGCTAAAAAAACAATTGGTCATTAGTGAATATCCTTATGGGACACCAGTACGAAAGTATCATTTTCCTATGCGTAATCGGATTATTGCCGGTCTATCCCAAGCGGTATGTGTAGTGGAAGCCCGTGCGAGAAGTGGTTCTTTGACTACAGCACAATTAACGTTAGATTCTGGAAAAGAAGTTTTTGCTTTTCCAGGTGATATTTTAAATGGACGTTCGACAGGTTGCTTGCAGTTAATTCAAGATGGCGCTAAATGTGTCATTTCCATAAAAGATATTTTAGAAGAGTTACCAAATTTTGAGTAA
- a CDS encoding ribonuclease HII, protein MKSEAIKDIKIKLATLTNPNDPCLIALRADQRIGVQKLLQQFYRRLEKEQALKDQYFEMTGFERALYQKGHRFVAGIDEVGRGPLAGPVVAAAVILPADVEILGLNDSKQLSAKKRAQLYCEIQEKAVAVGIGVVDHEEIDRINILQASKKAMLLALADLSVVPTHLLVDAVKLDCDIPQDNLIKGDARCVSIAAASIIAKEMRDNLMKEYHQIFPFYGFDKNAGYGTKDHLQGIANHGICAIHRKTFAPIKNYL, encoded by the coding sequence ATGAAATCAGAAGCAATTAAAGACATTAAAATAAAACTAGCTACACTAACAAATCCCAATGATCCTTGTCTGATAGCTTTAAGAGCGGACCAACGAATAGGCGTCCAAAAATTATTGCAACAATTTTATCGTCGCTTAGAAAAAGAACAAGCATTAAAAGATCAATATTTTGAGATGACCGGTTTTGAACGAGCTTTATACCAAAAAGGTCATCGTTTTGTCGCTGGGATTGACGAAGTAGGTAGAGGGCCGCTAGCAGGCCCAGTAGTGGCTGCAGCAGTTATTTTACCAGCAGATGTTGAAATTTTAGGATTAAATGATTCCAAACAATTATCAGCTAAAAAAAGAGCACAATTGTATTGTGAAATTCAAGAAAAAGCTGTGGCGGTAGGAATTGGAGTAGTCGACCATGAAGAAATTGACCGCATTAACATTTTACAAGCTAGCAAAAAAGCAATGCTATTAGCTTTAGCTGATTTATCTGTCGTACCGACGCATTTGTTAGTAGATGCAGTCAAATTGGATTGCGATATTCCTCAAGATAATCTCATTAAAGGAGATGCACGTTGTGTTTCGATTGCTGCTGCTAGCATTATTGCAAAAGAAATGCGGGATAATCTAATGAAAGAATACCATCAAATTTTTCCTTTTTATGGTTTTGATAAAAATGCTGGCTACGGAACAAAAGATCATTTGCAAGGTATAGCAAATCATGGTATTTGCGCGATTCACCGGAAAACTTTTGCACCAATTAAAAATTATTTATAA
- the ylqF gene encoding ribosome biogenesis GTPase YlqF, whose translation MTIQWFPGHMAKAKREVSEKLKFVDIVFELVDARLPLSSRNPLLDQILQQKPRLVILNKADLADPEQTQKWQSYFEGKGFAALAMNALENQGTKKIVNKAKTVLSDKFARDQARGIKPRAIRAMVIGIPNVGKSTLMNRLVGKKIAQTGNKPGVTKGQQWLRSGSELELLDTPGILWPKFEDPEIGKKLALTGAIKDKLLHLDDIALFGLDFFTRFYPGRIAKRYHLNLADEQLPLPELLMLITEKRGFRDDYDRGSELIVVEIRQSKLGPFTLDRYEEAGVFNEIRSN comes from the coding sequence ATGACAATTCAATGGTTCCCTGGACATATGGCAAAAGCCAAACGGGAAGTTAGCGAAAAGTTAAAGTTTGTCGATATTGTTTTTGAATTAGTAGATGCCAGACTCCCACTTTCTTCACGTAATCCTTTATTAGACCAAATTTTACAGCAAAAACCACGATTAGTGATATTAAATAAAGCTGACTTGGCTGATCCAGAACAAACTCAAAAATGGCAGAGTTATTTTGAAGGAAAAGGATTTGCTGCTTTAGCAATGAATGCATTGGAAAATCAAGGTACTAAAAAAATTGTGAATAAAGCTAAAACCGTCTTGTCAGATAAATTTGCTAGAGATCAAGCGCGGGGAATTAAGCCACGAGCAATTCGTGCAATGGTCATTGGTATACCAAATGTAGGAAAATCGACTTTAATGAATCGTTTAGTTGGTAAAAAAATTGCTCAAACTGGTAACAAACCGGGCGTAACAAAGGGACAACAATGGTTACGTTCTGGCAGCGAGTTGGAACTTTTAGATACCCCAGGAATCTTATGGCCAAAATTTGAAGATCCTGAGATTGGTAAAAAATTAGCATTAACGGGTGCAATCAAGGACAAACTTTTACACTTGGATGATATTGCGTTATTTGGTTTGGATTTTTTCACACGTTTTTATCCAGGTCGCATAGCCAAGCGTTATCACTTGAACTTGGCTGACGAGCAATTACCTTTACCAGAATTATTAATGTTAATTACTGAAAAAAGAGGATTTCGTGATGACTATGATCGTGGTAGTGAATTGATTGTAGTTGAGATTCGACAAAGTAAGTTAGGGCCTTTTACACTAGATCGTTACGAAGAAGCAGGAGTTTTTAATGAAATCAGAAGCAATTAA
- a CDS encoding DUF1905 domain-containing protein: MSQKYTFTAEIMSSEVGKGGAYVIFPYDIRKEFGMGRVKVNATFDGIFYAGSIVNMGLKDSVGNICYILGIRKDIRQKINKSIGDYVTVTIRLRD, translated from the coding sequence ATGAGTCAAAAATATACCTTTACCGCAGAAATTATGTCATCAGAAGTTGGCAAAGGAGGCGCATATGTCATTTTCCCCTATGATATACGCAAAGAATTTGGCATGGGACGTGTTAAAGTAAATGCTACTTTTGATGGTATTTTTTATGCCGGTAGTATCGTCAACATGGGATTGAAAGATTCCGTTGGAAATATTTGTTACATTCTTGGAATTAGAAAAGATATTCGCCAAAAAATTAACAAATCAATTGGTGATTATGTAACAGTTACGATTCGACTACGCGATTAG
- the tuf gene encoding elongation factor Tu, which yields MAKEHYDRSKPHVNIGTIGHVDHGKTTLTAAITTVLGKKGLANPQDYASIDAAPEERERGITINTAHVEYETEKRHYAHIDAPGHADYVKNMITGAAQMDGAILVVSATDGPMPQTREHILLARQVGVKHLIVFLNKTDLVDDEELLELVEMEVRELLNEYNFPGDDIPVIRGSALKALEGDPEQEEVIMHLMDTVDEYIPTPERDNDKPFLLPVEDVFTITGRGTVASGRIDRGKVNVGDEIEIIGIKPETQKAVVTGLEMFRKTLDYGEAGDNVGVLLRGITRDEVERGQVLAKPGSITPHTKFKGEVYILTKEEGGRHTPFFNNYRPQFYFRTTDVTGNIALPEGTEMVMPGDNVTIEVELIHPIAVEKGTTFSIREGGRTVGSGMVTEIEN from the coding sequence ATGGCAAAAGAACATTACGACAGAAGTAAACCACACGTTAATATTGGTACCATCGGACACGTCGACCATGGTAAAACGACATTGACTGCCGCTATCACAACAGTTTTAGGTAAAAAAGGATTAGCAAATCCACAAGACTATGCAAGTATCGACGCCGCACCCGAAGAACGTGAACGTGGTATTACGATTAATACTGCTCACGTAGAATATGAAACTGAAAAACGGCATTATGCCCATATTGATGCTCCAGGACACGCGGATTATGTTAAAAACATGATTACTGGTGCTGCGCAAATGGATGGTGCGATTTTAGTTGTATCTGCAACAGATGGCCCAATGCCTCAAACTCGTGAACATATTTTGTTAGCTCGTCAAGTTGGGGTTAAACATTTAATCGTATTCTTAAACAAAACAGACTTGGTTGATGATGAAGAATTATTAGAACTAGTTGAAATGGAAGTTCGCGAATTATTAAACGAATACAATTTCCCTGGTGATGATATTCCCGTTATCCGAGGTTCTGCTCTAAAAGCTTTAGAAGGCGATCCAGAACAAGAAGAAGTTATCATGCATTTGATGGATACAGTAGATGAATACATTCCAACACCAGAACGTGACAACGACAAGCCATTCTTGTTACCAGTTGAAGATGTCTTCACAATCACAGGTCGTGGTACTGTTGCTTCCGGTCGTATTGACCGTGGTAAAGTCAACGTTGGTGATGAAATTGAAATTATCGGGATTAAACCAGAAACACAAAAAGCTGTTGTAACTGGTTTGGAAATGTTCCGTAAAACGTTAGATTATGGTGAAGCCGGCGATAACGTTGGAGTATTGTTGCGTGGGATTACGCGTGATGAAGTGGAACGTGGTCAAGTATTAGCAAAACCAGGTTCAATTACACCACATACTAAATTCAAAGGTGAAGTTTATATCTTAACCAAAGAAGAAGGTGGACGTCATACACCATTCTTTAACAACTACCGTCCACAATTTTACTTCCGTACAACTGACGTAACAGGAAACATTGCATTACCTGAGGGTACTGAAATGGTAATGCCTGGTGATAACGTTACGATTGAAGTTGAATTGATTCATCCAATCGCCGTTGAAAAAGGAACTACTTTTTCAATTCGTGAAGGCGGACGAACTGTCGGTTCAGGTATGGTTACTGAAATCGAAAACTAA